In Papaver somniferum cultivar HN1 chromosome 1, ASM357369v1, whole genome shotgun sequence, a genomic segment contains:
- the LOC113292368 gene encoding cytosolic Fe-S cluster assembly factor NBP35-like → MADQEIPEDANEHCPGPQSESAGKADSCAGCPNQEICATAPKGPDPDLVAIAERMATVKHKILVLSGKGGVGKSTFSAQLAFALAGMDHQVGLLDIDICGPSIPKMLGLEGQGIHQSNLGWSPVYVESNLGVMSIGFMLPNPDEAVIWRGPRKNGIIKQFLKDVHWGELDYLVVDAPPGTSDEHISIVQFLQATGIDGAIIVTTPQEVSLIDVRKEVSFCKKVGIRVLGVVENMSGLQQPLADVKFMKVSGKGEETDMTEWALKYMKENAPEMLNLIACTEVFDSSKGGAAKMCREMEVPFLGKVPMDPMLGKAAEEGRSCFADQQCGASSAALKRIIDKLLEDPTMSVSMMDEGA, encoded by the exons ATGGCGGACCAAGAAATCCCCGAAGATGCCAATGAAC ACTGTCCAGGTCCACAATCAGAATCAGCTGGAAAAGCTGATTCTTGTGCTGGATGCCCTAATCAAGAAATTTGTGCTACTGCTCCTAAAGGACCTGACCCTG ACTTGGTTGCAATTGCAGAACGAATGGCCACTGTCAAGCACAAGATTCTTGTTTTATCTGGGAAAGGTGGAGTTGGCAAGAGCACGTTCTCTGCACAACTTGCTTTTGCACTAGCAGGCATGGACCATCAGGTGGGTCTCCTTGATATTGACATCTGTGGCCCAAGCATTCCAAAGATGCTTGGTTTGGAAGGTCAGGGCATTCATCAGAGCAACCTTGGCTGGTCTCCTGTCTATGTGGAGTCCAACCTTGGTGTCATGTCTATTGGTTTCATGCTCCCTAACCCAGACGAAGCTGTGATATGGAGAGGTCCTCGGAAGAATGGTATTATCAAGCAATTCTTGAAAGACGTACACTGGGGAGAGCTTGATTATCTAGTGGTGGATGCTCCTCCTGGCACCTCAGATGAGCACATCTCTATTGTGCAGTTTCTTCAAGCAACTGGTATTGATGGCGCAATCATTGTCACCACACCACAAGAGGTATCCCTGATTGATGTTCGCAAGGAAGTGAGTTTCTGTAAAAAGGTTGGAATCCGTGTTCTTGGCGTTGTCGAGAACATGAGTGGGTTGCAGCAACCACTTGCAGATGTCAAGTTCATGAAGGTGTCAGGGAAAGGGGAGGAGACAGATATGACTGAGTGGGCATTGAAGTATATGAAAGAAAATGCTCCAGAAATGTTGAATTTGATTGCATGCACTGAAGTTTTTGATAGCAGCAAAGGTGGTGCAGCGAAAATGTGCAGGGAGATGGAAGTTCCATTCCTTGGAAAAGTTCCCATGGACCCAATGTTGGGAAAGGCTGCTGAAGAAGGACGGTCATGCTTCGCTGATCAGCAATGCGGTGCCAGTTCAGCTGCGCTCAAAAGAATCATAGACAAACTGTTGGAGGACCCAACGATGTCAGTGTCCATGATGGATGAGGGTGCCTAA
- the LOC113292384 gene encoding cytokinin riboside 5'-monophosphate phosphoribohydrolase LOG5-like: MGEEEVVVLAKSSRFRRVCVFCGSSTGKKKCYKDSALELGQELVSRKLDLVYGGGSNGLMGLVSQAVHHGGGHVLGIIPKTLMCKEIIGETVGEVREVADMHQRKAEMARHSDCFIALPGGYGTLEELLEVITWSQLGIHDKPVGLLNVDGYYNYLLTFIDKAVDDGFIKPSQRSIIVSAPNAHDLMLKLEDYVPMHDDGMIAQARWNV; this comes from the exons ATGGGTGAAGAGGAAGTAGTAGTTTTAGCCAAGTCGAGTAGGTTTAGAAGGGTATGTGTATTTTGTGGGAGTAGTACTGGTAAAAAGAAATGTTATAAAGATTCTGCTCTTGAATTAGGACAAGAATTG GTTTCCAGGAAGTTGGATCTTGTTTATGGAGGTGGAAGTAATGGGTTAATGGGTTTGGTTTCTCAAGCTGTTCATCATGGTGGTGGACATGTCTTAGG GATCATTCCAAAGACTCTGATGTGCAAAGAG ATAATTGGAGAAACAGTTGGAGAAGTAAGAGAAGTAGCAGATATGCACCAGAGAAAAGCTGAAATGGCTCGTCACTCTGACTGCTTCATTGCCCTACCAG GTGGGTATGGAACCTTGGAAGAGTTACTGGAGGTTATTACCTGGTCGCAACTTGGTATACATGATAAACCT GTGGGATTGCTAAACGTTGATGGCTACTACAATTACCTACTTACATTTATAGATAAGGCCGTGGACGACGGCTTCATTAAACCATCTCAACGTAGCATTATCGTATCAGCTCCTAATGCCCATGATTTAATGCTCAAGCTCGag GATTATGTACCTATGCATGATGATGGAATGATAGCTCAGGCAAGGTGGAATGTTTGA